TTAGTCTGGCAACATTACGCGTTGGCGGAATGCACTGGACGGGAGACGGATACCGGCGGACTCGAGCTTGTGCATGAAGGTGGGGCGAATGCCGGTGGCTTCGAAGCGACCACGAGCACGACCCGTTTCGTCGATGCCTTCTTGCACGTATTTGTAAATGTCTTGCATCACGATCGTGTCTTGTTCCATGCCCACCACTTCGGTGATGCTGGTCACGCGGCGGATACCACCTTGCAACCGGTTCGCCTGAATGAGCAGATGCACAGCGCTCGAGATTTGCTGACGCATGGCCTTGATGGGGAGTTCGAAGCCCGACATCAAGATCATCGTTTCGAGACGGGCCAAAGCATCGCGGGGTGTATTGGCGTGCAACGTCGTGAGCGAGCCGTCGTGACCCGTATTCATCGCTTGCAACATGTCCAGCGTTTCCGGTCCGCGGCATTCGCCGATGATGATTCGCTCAGGACGCATACGCAGAGCATTCTTCACCAGGTCGGTGGCGGTCACCGCTCCCTTACCTTCGATATTCGGCGGCCGAGTTTCGAGACGGACCACATGCTCTTGTTGCAGGCGAAGTTCCGCCGCGTCTTCGATGGTGATCACGCGCTCGTGATTCGGAATGAAGCTGCTGAGCGTATTGAGCAGCGTCGTCTTACCCGAACCGGTACCACCCGCAACGATGATGTTGAGTCGTGCTTTCATGGCCCCTTCGAGCAACATGACCATTTCCGGCGTGAGCGCTTTGTAGTTCAGCAAGTCTTCGAGTTTTAGTGGCGAAGAACCGAAACGACGAATGGAAACCGCGGCACCATCAAGGGCAAGTGGCGGAATGATGGCATTCACGCGGGAGCCGTCGGACAGACGCGCATCGACCATCGGGCAGACTTCGTCGACGCGACGACCGACCTTCGACACGATGCGGTCGATGATTTGCAGCAAGTGGCCGTTATCGCGGAACTCGACGTTTGTCCGTTCCAACTTGCCGCGACGTTCGACAAAGATGTGCTTGGGACCGTTGATCAAAATATCGGAGATCGTGTGATCCTTCAGCAGCATTTCGAGCGGGCCGAGTCCGAACGTTTCGTCGAGCACTTCTTCAATCAGTCGCTCACGCTCGGTGCGGTTGAGGAAGGTTTCT
Above is a window of Anatilimnocola aggregata DNA encoding:
- a CDS encoding CpaF family protein — translated: MKPLPTAARSAAEASKAEEFDLLKRKIHNKLVDKLDLNRVGELQGDVLRREIRLVVEHLCDTEETFLNRTERERLIEEVLDETFGLGPLEMLLKDHTISDILINGPKHIFVERRGKLERTNVEFRDNGHLLQIIDRIVSKVGRRVDEVCPMVDARLSDGSRVNAIIPPLALDGAAVSIRRFGSSPLKLEDLLNYKALTPEMVMLLEGAMKARLNIIVAGGTGSGKTTLLNTLSSFIPNHERVITIEDAAELRLQQEHVVRLETRPPNIEGKGAVTATDLVKNALRMRPERIIIGECRGPETLDMLQAMNTGHDGSLTTLHANTPRDALARLETMILMSGFELPIKAMRQQISSAVHLLIQANRLQGGIRRVTSITEVVGMEQDTIVMQDIYKYVQEGIDETGRARGRFEATGIRPTFMHKLESAGIRLPSSAFRQRVMLPD